In Streptomyces rapamycinicus NRRL 5491, the genomic stretch GTGACCGGCCGCCCGGGCACCGGCAAGTCCACGCTGGCGTACCGCATCAGCCGGGAGTTGGGCCTGGGCCGGGTGCTGCGCTGGCCGATCACCACGCGTTCGACCCTGCGGTCCGGGCTTTACGGCTACGATGCCGTCGGCCGTGTGCACGCCGCCGCGGCCGGCCAGGCTTCGGAGGGGGACACGCACGAACCCGGACCGGAGGACATCGGCGACTTCCTCCAACTCGGGCCGCTGGGCACGGCGATGCTCCCGCACCGCCTGCCGCGCGTCCTGCTCATCGACGAATTCGACAAGAGCGATATCGATCTGCCCAATGACCTCCTCGACATCTTCGAGGCCGGCGAGTACGCCATCCCCGAGCTGGTGCGCGTCCGCAGGCGCCGCCCAGCCGTATCGGTCCTCACCGACGACCCGGAGCGCAGTACCGTCATCGCCTCGGGGCGGGTGCGCTGCCGCGCCTTCCCCGTCGTCGTCATCACCAGCAACGGCGAGCGGGAGTTCCCGCCCGCGTTCCTGCGGCGCTGTCTCCAGCTGCGGCTGCCCGACCCGGACGCGGACCGGCTCGCCGCGATCGTGGCCGCGCATCTGGGGCGGGCCGACGATCCGCGTGCGCGGGAGCTGATCCAGATGTTCCTCGAGCGCAGCGAGCGCGAAGGTGGCCTCGCCGCCGACCAGTTGCTCAACGCGGTGTATCTGGTGACGTCCCAGTCACATGTTCCGGGGCCCGAGTGGGAGGAGCTACTGCAGGCCGTCTGGCATCGGCTGGACAGCGCAGCGGGCTCGACATGACACACGACCCAGGCGGCAGGTCCACCGGGCCGGGCCCACGGGACCTCGACTGGCGGCAGCTCGCCGACGCCCTGTGGCTGGCGGTCTGCAAGGCCGAGACGGACCGTGGCCCCGGACCGCCGGACCCCGGCCCCCTCCCCGGGACACCGGAGGCGGACGCCCCGCCGCCCGGTGACGAGCCGTCGGACGAGCCGCGGCAGGACCGGCGGGGGGAGCGCCCCTCGTCCGGACCCGAGGCGGCGCCCCCGGTGCCGGAGCCGCCGCTCCCCGCGGAGCTGGTCGGCGTCTCCGCGCCGCCCGGCGAGGCGGAGCCGACGACCGTCGCGGAGGCCTTCGTGCCCGCGCGCCGGCCGTCCGCCGACGGGCCGCCGCTGCCCGAGCGCGCCCTGTCCCGGGCGCTGCGGCCGCTCAAGCGCACCGCGCCCTCGCCGGTCGAG encodes the following:
- a CDS encoding AAA family ATPase — its product is MSDEEPARRHNGRIHQDSGSASAALPSGIPRPWWIYQGTGRPLHDVSLEEILPPPPPWRAFGGVSACPVEGNGRSGALSDADDAPTEPPAPPEDEHDAARRLGAAPLGVRSDPEEADLVNAALILRRPLLVTGRPGTGKSTLAYRISRELGLGRVLRWPITTRSTLRSGLYGYDAVGRVHAAAAGQASEGDTHEPGPEDIGDFLQLGPLGTAMLPHRLPRVLLIDEFDKSDIDLPNDLLDIFEAGEYAIPELVRVRRRRPAVSVLTDDPERSTVIASGRVRCRAFPVVVITSNGEREFPPAFLRRCLQLRLPDPDADRLAAIVAAHLGRADDPRARELIQMFLERSEREGGLAADQLLNAVYLVTSQSHVPGPEWEELLQAVWHRLDSAAGST